A region from the Triticum urartu cultivar G1812 chromosome 1, Tu2.1, whole genome shotgun sequence genome encodes:
- the LOC125522164 gene encoding F-box protein At4g18380-like codes for MLPKARIHADPALDFELDLFDCLPDSLVLLILNKVEDVRSLGRCSAASKRFNGLVPHVHDVFVKIDRVVAVDGDGEDALNLTSPKPRNILSHFLKLMLFTIIKPFHSARGPNGAGRPLFPQLAHHSPAQVLRSFTHVRNLHIELPSGDVGGTEDGVLLKWRAEYGSTLQNCVILGGTRVDRKPVGAEHEPSSEDNGSMPESFYTNGGLKLRVVWTISSLIAASTRHYLLRSIIKEHPTLVSLVLTDADGQGTLTMGAEQLKEFRENQLSASACSNRTQVPACNMKLKYAPYLELPGGIALQGATLVAIKPSTEGSNGGHISRKETDAFISGAFDGPFKFAAKALMKRRTYLLEMNGF; via the coding sequence ATGCTTCCCAAGGCCCGAATCCACGCGGACCCGGCGCTCGACTTCGAGCTCGACCTGTTCGACTGCCTGCCGGACTCGCTCGTCCTGCTCATCCTCAACAAGGTGGAGGACGTGCGTTCCCTCGGCCGCTGCTCCGCGGCGTCCAAGCGGTTCAACGGGCTCGTGCCCCACGTCCACGACGTCTTCGTCAAGATCGACCGCGTCGTGGCGgtcgacggcgacggcgaggacGCTCTCAACCTGACCTCGCCCAAGCCCCGGAACATCCTCTCCCACTTCCTCAAGCTGATGCTCTTCACGATCATCAAGCCCTTCCACAGCGCGCGCGGCCCCAACGGCGCCGGGCGGCCGCTCTTCCCGCAGCTCGCGCACCACTCGCCGGCGCAGGTGCTCCGGAGCTTCACGCACGTGCGGAACCTCCACATCGAGCTCCCTTCCGGGGATGTCGGCGGCACCGAGGACGGGGTGCTCCTGAAATGGCGGGCAGAGTACGGGAGCACGCTTCAGAACTGTGTCATCCTTGGGGGCACCAGGGTTGACCGCAAGCCTGTTGGCGCAGAGCATGAGCCGTCTTCGGAGGACAACGGGAGCATGCCGGAGTCTTTCTATACCAATGGCGGGCTCAAGCTCCGCGTCGTGTGGACGATCAGCTCCCTCATCGCTGCGTCGACGAGGCATTATCTTCTCCGGTCGATCATCAAGGAGCACCCCACACTTGTGAGCTTGGTGCTGACTGATGCCGATGGCCAGGGCACGCTGACCATGGGAGCAGAGCAGCTGAAGGAGTTCAGAGAGAACCAACTGTCGGCCTCGGCATGCTCCAACAGGACCCAGGTCCCGGCCTGCAACATGAAGCTGAAATACGCGCCATATCTTGAGCTGCCCGGAGGAATTGCGCTGCAGGGTGCTACACTGGTTGCTATCAAGCCCTCCACCGAGGGAAGCAATGGCGGCCATATCAGCCGCAAGGAAACCGACGCATTCATCTCTGGAGCATTTGATGGGCCATTCAAATTCGCCGCGAAGGCGCTGATGAAGAGGCGCACATACCTTCTGGAGATGAATGGCTTCTAG
- the LOC125522154 gene encoding endoplasmic reticulum-Golgi intermediate compartment protein 3-like, protein MEGLLHKLKGLDAYPKVNEDFYKRTLSGGVVTLLSALVMLLLFVSETRSYYYSATETKLVVDTSRGERLRVNFDITFPSIPCTLLSVDTRDISGEQHQDIRHDIEKKRLDSHGNVIESRKEGIGGTKIEKPLQKHGGRLGKGEEYCGTCYGAEESDEQCCNSCEEVREAYKKKGWALTNPDLIDQCAREDFVERVKTQHGEGCSVHGFLDVSKVAGNFHFAPGKGYYESNVDVPELTAEGGFNITHKINKLSFGTEFPGAVNPLDGAQWTQPASDGTYQYFIKVVPTIYNDIRGRKIDSNQFSVTEHFRDGNVQPRPQPGVFFFYDFSPIKVIFTEENRSFLHYLTNLCAIVGGIFTVAGIIDSFIYHGQKALKKKMEIGKYR, encoded by the exons ATGGAGGGGCTCCTGCACAAGCTCAAGGGGCTCGACGCCTACCCCAAGGTCAACGAGGACTTCTACAAGCGCACGCTCTCCGGCGGCGTCGTCACGCTCCTCTCCGCCCTCGTCATGCTGCTCCTCTTCGTCTCCGAGACCA GGTCGTATTATTATTCAGCAACCGAGACTAAGTTAGTGGTAGACACATCAAGAGGAGAAAGGCTAAGAGTAAAT TTTGATATTACTTTCCCGAGTATTCCTTGCACCCTTCTCAGTGTTGATACAAGGGATATTAGTGGCGAGCAGCACCAGGACATT AGGCATGACATTGAAAAGAAAAGATTGGACTCACATGGTAATGTCATTGAATCAAGAAAAGAGGGCATTGGTGGAACAAAG ATCGAGAAACCATTGCAAAAACATGGTGGAAGGCTTGGCAAAGGCGAGGAATATTGTGGCACCTGTTATGGTGCGGAGGAG TCAGATGAACAATGCTGTAATTCATGTGAAGAAGTTAGGGAGGCCTACAAGAAGAAAGGGTGGGCTCTTACAAACCCTGACCTAATCGACCAG TGCGCTAGAGAGGACTTCGTTGAAAGAGTTAAAACCCAACATGGTGAAGGCTGTAGTGTCCATGGCTTTCTAGATGTTAGTAAAGTTGCTGGAAATTTCCATTTTGCGCCAGGCAAAGGATATTATGAATCAAATGTAGATGTGCCTGAGCTGACTGCTGAAGGAGGTTTCAAT ATTACTCACAAAATAAACAAACTGTCCTTCGGGACAGAATTCCCTGGTGCTGTCAACCCACTTGATGG TGCTCAGTGGACACAGCCCGCATCAGATGGGACATACCAATACTTCATAAAA GTCGTCCCTACAATTTATAATGATATAAGAGGGCGCAAGATCGATTCAAACCAA TTCTCAGTAACGGAGCACTTTAGAGATGGAAATGTTCAACCGAGACCCCAACCTGGGGTATTTTTCTTCTATGATTTCTCACCTATAAAG GTGATATTCACAGAGGAAAATAGATCCTTCCTCCACTACCTGACAAACCTGTGTGCTATAGTTGGAG GGATCTTCACTGTCGCGGGCATCATCGACTCGTTCATATACCATGGACAGAAGGCACTTAAGAAGAAAATGGAGATAGGCAAGTACAGATGA